One segment of Salvelinus fontinalis isolate EN_2023a chromosome 12, ASM2944872v1, whole genome shotgun sequence DNA contains the following:
- the LOC129867565 gene encoding syntaxin-6-like: MSMEDPFFVVKCEVQKAVNTAQGLYQRWSELLQDPSGTSKEEVDWTTNELRNSLRSIEWDLEDLDETISIVESNPKKFHLDAVELTKRKGFITSTRQTVKEMKDHMSSPTALAMSDKKNRQALLGNSGSQGPIWQPGPDKYTRLDQELRTANSMFIDEQQTQQQLMAEQQDDQLELVSGTIGVLKNMSERIGMELDEQTVMLDDFSNEMEGTHSRLDNVMKKLAKVSNMTTDRRQWCAIGILLAILFVVVMLLFIL; encoded by the exons ATGTCTATGGAAGATCCGTTTTTCGTCGTCAAATG TGAGGTCCAGAAGGCGGTGAACACTGCCCAAGGTCTGTACCAGAGATGGAGCGAGCTGCTACAGGATCCTAGTGGTACTTCCAAGGAGGAGGTGGACTGGACCACCAATGAGTTGAGAAACAGTCTGCGGTCCATCGAATGGGACCTGGAGGATCTCGATGAGACCATCA GTATTGTTGAATCAAACCCTAAGAAGTTCCATCTGGATGCAGTGGAGCTGACCAAACGGAAAGGCTTCATCACAAGCACTAGACAAACTGTTAAG GAAATGAAAGACCACATGTCCAGTCCAACGGCCTTAGCCATGTCAGACAAGaaaaatagacag GCTCTGTTAGGGAACAGTGGGTCTCAAGGCCCAATCTGGCAACCAGGACCCGACAAATACACCCGTCTGGACCAAGAGCTACGTACGGCCAACTCGATGTTCATTGATGAGCAGCAAACCCAGCAGCAG ctcatGGCAGAGCAGCAGGATGACCAGCTGGAGCTGGTGTCTGGGACCATCGGGGTGCTGAAGAACATGTCTGAGAGGATTGGTATGGAGCTGGATGAACAGACCGT GATGCTGGATGACTTCTCCAATGAGATGGAAGGTACCCACTCCAGACTAGACAATGTCATGAAGAAGCTGGCCAAGGTCTCCAACATGACCACCG ACCGCCGACAGTGGTGTGCTATCGGCATTCTACTGGCCATTCTGTTTGTGGTCGTCATGCTCCTCTTCATCCTATGA